A region of Ferruginibacter albus DNA encodes the following proteins:
- a CDS encoding PKD domain-containing protein, with amino-acid sequence MKSVLFLSLLVLFYFNSFSQSNGCPSNIDFELGNFSNWTCYTGYTDTLNGQNVITFDSSFKSPVSGRHEIISANSYQLTDPYGNFPALCPYGGKYSVKLGNSSTNAQAEGLSYEFQIPTGIDTFALTYYYAVVFQDPGHTPIEQPRFFVTAYEKSTHNLINCASYSYIAQGNIPGFKSSLGDTTIKYKDWTPVSINFSGLAGKTVVLEFRTADCTRGGHFGYAYVDISSGCSATIAAATYCIGTNQVTLNAPYGFEQYVWYNDNYSTIVGSSQSVIISPPPPANAVFHIDMIPYVGYGCRDTADAKVEPVYPPDTPIARSEYYYCQNQYALPITASSDPGNQLLWYSSATGGLPNTSTPVPSAFNIDTTEYYVSQKQLFGCEGPRKKITVFVAPTPDALFSLNNYRQCENNNFVFLNTSTGTIPSTAYTWNFGDGDTSSQINAAHNYKGAGIYNVSLRAFNPPSCFTNYSQTVTIVPKPIASFDFPPLICEDAPPFIVTDKSYVPSNLGTLADWQWIINGISFSGQSPAPIATRSGNTNVKLVVKTVEGCKSDTTTITIPVRYKPIADFNSSNSLFCDNEITYLNDQSKFPTAAPSQEQVVKWYWQLDNVTSSDQDPSLIFNKGDRVVKLISESSYGCQSDQVQKTLHINPKPAIQLTINDSCVNRVVNYKVASLPGSNVTDWYWNLGGGYSHGTDTVTLTFPNKGDYPFRVYGLDVNGCKDTIMRPFRIYRNEAFAGNDTIVAIGQPVFLNANGGNNVDNYTWTPSDGLSNVTIENPVANLDRDQLYELRSISRQGCDSYSKVLIKRYKGPELYIPTAFTPNHDGINDVFKVLPVGIKVFYFFAVYDRYGKQVFYTTDYLKGWDGKINGIPASEGSYVFVCKVLDYNSVPILKKGNVLLIR; translated from the coding sequence ATGAAGTCTGTACTTTTTTTATCCCTTTTAGTACTATTCTATTTTAATAGCTTTTCCCAATCAAATGGCTGTCCATCTAATATAGATTTTGAATTAGGAAATTTTAGTAATTGGACATGTTATACCGGTTATACGGATACTCTAAATGGACAAAATGTTATAACATTCGATAGTAGTTTCAAAAGCCCTGTTTCCGGCAGGCATGAAATTATTTCAGCCAACTCATATCAATTGACCGACCCGTATGGAAATTTCCCTGCTTTATGCCCTTATGGTGGAAAGTATTCTGTAAAATTAGGAAATAGTAGTACGAATGCCCAGGCTGAAGGACTATCTTATGAATTTCAAATTCCAACAGGGATAGATACTTTCGCACTTACTTATTATTATGCTGTAGTATTTCAAGATCCGGGACATACACCAATTGAACAACCAAGATTTTTTGTAACTGCTTACGAGAAAAGTACCCATAATTTAATTAACTGTGCATCCTATAGTTATATTGCCCAAGGAAATATTCCGGGATTTAAAAGCTCACTGGGTGACACTACTATAAAATACAAAGATTGGACTCCTGTTTCAATAAACTTTTCAGGTTTGGCAGGTAAAACAGTTGTATTAGAATTTAGAACTGCAGATTGTACACGTGGCGGGCATTTTGGTTATGCTTATGTTGATATAAGTTCCGGATGTTCTGCAACAATAGCAGCTGCTACTTATTGTATTGGAACTAACCAGGTAACGCTAAATGCTCCTTATGGATTTGAACAATATGTTTGGTACAATGATAATTATTCTACTATTGTAGGTAGCTCTCAATCAGTAATAATATCTCCACCACCTCCGGCAAATGCTGTTTTTCATATTGACATGATACCTTATGTCGGTTACGGTTGTAGAGATACTGCCGATGCAAAAGTAGAGCCAGTTTATCCACCTGATACACCAATAGCAAGGTCTGAATATTATTATTGTCAGAATCAATATGCTTTACCCATTACGGCCTCATCAGATCCGGGAAATCAGTTATTATGGTATTCTTCTGCAACCGGCGGTTTACCCAATACTTCAACGCCTGTGCCCAGTGCATTTAATATAGATACAACAGAGTATTATGTTTCCCAGAAACAATTATTTGGATGTGAAGGACCAAGAAAGAAGATCACAGTATTTGTAGCACCAACTCCTGATGCTCTCTTTTCATTAAATAATTATCGACAATGTGAAAATAATAATTTTGTTTTTCTGAATACCTCTACGGGTACTATTCCCAGCACTGCTTATACATGGAATTTTGGAGATGGAGATACTTCTTCCCAAATCAATGCGGCGCATAATTATAAAGGTGCAGGTATATATAATGTGAGCCTTCGTGCATTTAATCCACCATCTTGTTTTACAAATTATAGTCAAACTGTTACTATTGTTCCCAAGCCAATTGCTTCTTTTGATTTCCCCCCACTTATATGTGAAGATGCACCACCATTTATCGTTACAGATAAATCGTATGTGCCATCTAACCTGGGAACTTTAGCTGATTGGCAATGGATAATCAATGGTATTTCTTTTTCCGGACAATCTCCTGCACCCATTGCTACAAGATCAGGCAATACTAATGTAAAACTCGTTGTGAAAACAGTTGAAGGCTGTAAGTCTGATACAACTACTATTACAATTCCTGTTAGGTATAAACCGATCGCAGATTTTAATTCAAGCAATTCTTTATTCTGTGACAATGAAATTACATATTTGAATGATCAATCAAAATTTCCCACAGCAGCACCTTCTCAGGAACAGGTTGTAAAATGGTATTGGCAACTTGATAATGTAACATCTTCTGATCAAGACCCTTCTTTAATTTTTAATAAAGGAGATCGCGTTGTAAAACTAATTTCGGAAAGTAGCTATGGTTGTCAAAGTGACCAAGTACAAAAAACATTACACATAAATCCAAAGCCGGCAATTCAACTTACCATAAATGACTCTTGTGTTAATCGTGTGGTAAATTATAAAGTGGCTTCTTTACCGGGCAGTAATGTAACAGATTGGTATTGGAATTTGGGAGGAGGTTATAGTCATGGCACAGATACGGTAACACTTACTTTTCCAAACAAAGGAGATTATCCTTTCCGGGTATACGGATTAGATGTAAATGGTTGTAAAGATACTATCATGAGACCTTTCAGGATATATCGTAATGAGGCATTTGCAGGAAACGATACCATTGTTGCCATTGGGCAACCGGTTTTCTTAAATGCTAATGGTGGTAATAATGTAGATAATTATACCTGGACTCCTTCTGATGGATTAAGTAATGTAACAATTGAAAACCCGGTTGCTAATTTAGATAGAGATCAATTGTATGAATTAAGATCCATTTCAAGACAAGGATGCGATAGTTATAGTAAGGTTTTAATAAAAAGATACAAAGGACCTGAACTATATATCCCTACTGCATTTACACCCAACCATGATGGAATAAATGATGTATTCAAAGTGTTACCTGTTGGAATTAAAGTGTTTTATTTCTTTGCAGTTTATGACAGATATGGTAAGCAGGTTTTTTATACAACAGATTATCTTAAAGGTTGGGATGGAAAAATAAACGGCATCCCTGCAAGTGAAGGGAGTTATGTTTTTGTATGCAAGGTATTAGATTATAACAGCGTTCCTATTCTTAAAAAAGGAAATGTACTTTTAATAAGATAG
- a CDS encoding RNA recognition motif domain-containing protein, which produces MNIYVGNLSWTMTDDDLSNLFTQFGSVTSAKILKDKMNGRSKGFGFVEMEDDEAAKTAIANLNESEVMGRKLIVNESQPRPEGGGGGGYKKSGGGGYGGGRGGGGGYKKSGGGGYGGGGGRSGGYGGGGGYKRDY; this is translated from the coding sequence ATGAACATTTATGTAGGAAATCTTAGTTGGACAATGACCGACGATGATTTAAGCAATCTTTTCACACAATTTGGCAGCGTTACCAGCGCCAAAATTCTCAAAGACAAAATGAACGGACGTAGTAAAGGTTTCGGTTTCGTTGAAATGGAAGATGACGAAGCTGCAAAAACTGCTATCGCTAACTTAAACGAAAGTGAAGTTATGGGCCGTAAATTAATCGTAAACGAATCTCAACCACGTCCTGAAGGCGGCGGTGGCGGCGGCTACAAGAAAAGTGGCGGTGGCGGCTACGGCGGCGGAAGAGGCGGTGGCGGCGGCTACAAGAAAAGTGGCGGCGGTGGCTACGGCGGCGGCGGCGGAAGAAGTGGTGGTTACGGCGGTGGCGGTGGCTACAAAAGAGATTATTAA
- the rplI gene encoding 50S ribosomal protein L9 produces MQVILIQDVNNLGGANELVTVKNGYGRNYLIPQKLAVEANPSSLKQLEERVKQQKKKEAKLLAEINDVIAKLQEGPLKIGAKTGTSGKIFGSVTSVQIARAIREQKGYEIDRRRIHIVDDVKELGTFKAKIDFSNGIETLLDFDVVAE; encoded by the coding sequence ATGCAGGTAATATTAATACAAGATGTAAATAACCTTGGCGGTGCTAATGAATTAGTAACTGTAAAAAATGGTTATGGTCGTAACTACTTAATTCCTCAAAAATTAGCGGTAGAAGCTAATCCCTCTTCTTTAAAACAATTAGAAGAAAGAGTTAAGCAACAAAAAAAGAAAGAAGCTAAATTATTGGCTGAGATCAATGATGTAATTGCTAAGTTACAGGAAGGTCCGTTAAAGATCGGAGCTAAAACCGGTACTAGTGGTAAAATTTTCGGTAGCGTAACTTCTGTTCAAATTGCACGTGCAATTCGTGAACAAAAAGGTTATGAGATCGATCGCCGTCGCATTCACATTGTTGACGATGTTAAAGAATTGGGCACTTTCAAAGCAAAGATCGATTTCTCTAACGGAATTGAAACCTTGCTTGACTTTGATGTAGTAGCAGAATAA
- the rpsR gene encoding 30S ribosomal protein S18, translating to MAKNEIKYLTAIKQEKRPKKYCRFKKLGIHYIDYKDADFLKKFLNEQGKLLPRRITGNSLKYQRKVSDAVKKARQMAILPYVTDLLK from the coding sequence ATGGCAAAGAATGAAATAAAATATTTGACTGCCATTAAGCAGGAAAAACGTCCGAAAAAATATTGCCGCTTTAAGAAATTAGGCATTCATTATATCGATTATAAAGATGCTGACTTCTTAAAAAAGTTTTTGAATGAGCAAGGTAAATTATTACCACGTCGTATCACCGGTAACTCTTTAAAGTACCAACGTAAAGTAAGTGATGCTGTTAAAAAAGCTCGTCAAATGGCAATTTTGCCTTACGTAACAGATTTATTGAAATAA
- the rpsF gene encoding 30S ribosomal protein S6, translating to MNNYELMVIFTPVLSEDEYKAAQKKFASLVTENGGEVLHTNPWGLKSLAYPIAKKTTGLYWVLEYTAPSSFNEKLKIQLLRDESVMRHMFTALDKYAVEYNAKKRSGVKSQSLEKAEA from the coding sequence ATGAACAATTACGAATTGATGGTGATTTTTACCCCTGTGCTTTCTGAAGACGAATACAAAGCGGCTCAGAAAAAATTTGCTTCTCTTGTTACAGAAAATGGCGGAGAAGTATTGCACACCAATCCCTGGGGATTAAAATCACTGGCCTATCCAATTGCCAAAAAGACAACCGGTCTTTATTGGGTGTTGGAGTACACAGCGCCATCCAGCTTCAATGAAAAGTTGAAAATTCAACTTTTACGTGACGAATCAGTGATGCGTCACATGTTCACTGCACTCGACAAATACGCCGTTGAGTACAATGCAAAAAAGAGAAGTGGCGTAAAATCTCAATCACTTGAAAAAGCGGAGGCATAA
- the dnaJ gene encoding molecular chaperone DnaJ: MKKDFYEILGVGKTASQDEIKKAYRKVAMQFHPDRNPGDKAAEEKFKEAAEAYEILSDADKRAQYDRFGHNAFAQGNRGGGGFNGGNMNMDDIFSQFGDIFGDESPFGSFFGGGGGRRSSSGGRSRGTRGSNLRIKIKLNYEEMAKGVTKTVKVKKYVVCNTCSGSGAKDKNSVTTCTTCGGSGQVRRVQNTFLGQMQTVTTCPTCNGEGTTITNKCTTCKGEGRVYGEETVSIDIPAGVQEGMQLSINGKGNAGERGGSNGDLIVLIEEEAHPQLQRDGLNVAYDLHLSFPEAVFGTQVEVPTIDGKAKIKIPAGTQSGKIFRLKGKGFPSVNSYEKGDQLIHINVWTPQHTTSEEKEMLEKMMNSQNFKPKPEKGDKSFFDKVREMFS, encoded by the coding sequence ATGAAAAAAGATTTTTACGAAATATTAGGAGTAGGAAAAACAGCTTCACAGGATGAAATAAAAAAAGCATATCGCAAAGTGGCTATGCAATTCCATCCTGACCGTAACCCCGGTGATAAAGCTGCTGAGGAAAAATTTAAGGAGGCAGCAGAAGCCTATGAAATATTAAGCGATGCCGACAAGCGTGCTCAATATGATCGCTTTGGACATAATGCATTTGCACAAGGCAATAGAGGTGGTGGTGGTTTCAATGGCGGAAACATGAATATGGATGATATCTTCAGCCAGTTTGGGGATATTTTTGGCGATGAAAGTCCTTTTGGAAGTTTTTTTGGAGGCGGTGGTGGTCGTCGTTCATCTTCGGGTGGCCGTAGCCGTGGCACACGTGGCAGCAATCTTCGTATCAAAATAAAATTGAACTATGAGGAAATGGCAAAAGGCGTTACTAAAACAGTTAAAGTAAAAAAATACGTTGTTTGTAATACTTGTAGTGGCAGTGGTGCAAAAGACAAGAACAGTGTCACTACTTGTACAACTTGTGGCGGTAGTGGTCAGGTCCGCAGAGTACAAAATACTTTTTTAGGGCAGATGCAAACCGTTACTACCTGTCCTACTTGTAATGGCGAAGGAACAACAATTACTAATAAATGTACTACATGTAAAGGCGAAGGAAGAGTATATGGTGAAGAAACAGTTTCTATAGATATTCCTGCAGGCGTACAGGAAGGAATGCAGTTAAGCATTAACGGGAAAGGCAATGCCGGCGAACGTGGTGGCAGTAATGGCGATCTGATCGTATTGATCGAAGAAGAAGCACATCCACAACTACAACGTGATGGATTGAATGTTGCGTACGATTTGCATTTATCCTTTCCTGAAGCAGTATTTGGAACACAGGTAGAAGTTCCTACTATTGACGGAAAAGCCAAAATAAAAATTCCTGCGGGTACTCAAAGCGGGAAAATTTTTAGATTAAAAGGTAAAGGTTTCCCTTCTGTAAATTCTTATGAAAAAGGCGATCAGCTAATACATATAAATGTTTGGACTCCTCAGCATACTACCAGCGAAGAAAAAGAAATGCTGGAAAAAATGATGAACAGCCAGAACTTCAAACCTAAACCGGAAAAAGGTGATAAATCTTTCTTTGATAAAGTACGGGAAATGTTCAGCTAG
- a CDS encoding nucleotide exchange factor GrpE has protein sequence MAQNNNIKEGSAEQDVNNDLADMNINADSDIPGKIHLSNPDEEGIVQKLEQELEEQKDKYIRLFAEFDNYKRRSAKERYDLIQTAGKEIITDMLDVMDDCDRAEKQMQTTEDVVLIKEGVQLVFNKLKSKLQSKGVKAMESINKEFDVEKQEAITEIPAPTEELKGKVLDEVQKGYYLNDKIIRFAKVIVGK, from the coding sequence ATGGCTCAAAATAATAACATTAAAGAAGGATCTGCTGAACAGGATGTAAACAATGATCTGGCAGATATGAATATTAATGCCGACTCTGATATTCCCGGTAAAATTCATTTAAGCAATCCCGACGAAGAAGGTATTGTTCAAAAACTAGAACAGGAATTGGAAGAGCAAAAGGACAAATACATCCGTCTTTTTGCAGAGTTTGATAATTATAAACGCAGAAGCGCAAAAGAACGCTATGATCTGATACAGACCGCCGGCAAAGAAATTATCACTGATATGTTGGATGTAATGGATGATTGCGACCGCGCCGAAAAGCAAATGCAAACTACCGAAGATGTGGTGCTGATAAAAGAAGGCGTTCAATTGGTTTTCAATAAACTTAAAAGCAAGCTTCAATCCAAAGGTGTAAAAGCAATGGAGAGCATCAATAAAGAATTTGATGTAGAAAAGCAGGAGGCGATTACTGAAATACCGGCTCCCACGGAAGAGTTAAAAGGCAAAGTATTGGATGAGGTTCAGAAAGGATACTATTTGAACGATAAGATTATTCGTTTTGCTAAAGTAATTGTAGGAAAATAA
- a CDS encoding T9SS type A sorting domain-containing protein, with amino-acid sequence MEEASAKLIKFYPNPATSDITFEYQYGYDKSYTLQLYNFLGKKVYELTTTSPKISLSLTNFFRGIYVYQLRDKRGKIVESGKFQVVK; translated from the coding sequence GTGGAGGAAGCTTCTGCTAAGCTGATAAAATTTTACCCTAATCCAGCTACATCTGATATTACGTTTGAATATCAATACGGGTATGATAAATCGTATACGTTACAGTTATATAACTTCCTGGGTAAAAAAGTATATGAATTAACTACTACTTCGCCTAAGATCTCATTATCTCTTACTAATTTTTTCCGTGGTATTTATGTTTATCAGCTCCGTGATAAACGTGGAAAGATTGTAGAATCCGGCAAATTCCAGGTAGTAAAATAA
- a CDS encoding PorP/SprF family type IX secretion system membrane protein — translation MKIKSIIAVLLVTAGCLSNATAQQIFRISQYQQHNFLYNPAASGADDNASVGALYRKQWAGIEGGPETFVVYGDTYFEKKKVGVSAFVYNDKTGPTSRTGGQIGLSYSVYLNGKKDQRLMLGLGGSFFQYKIDKNYLTDGDPIAQNDPSIMNAADSKITGDAAVGVYYRSSTLNIGISADQLIQSGLSLYKNTNATQDAQLYRHYFAIASYNWQTDPDNVLIPNAMLKYLPNSPIDFEGGVKLLHKDFLWLGINYHYQQSYSIYAGVKIAKKLEIGYAYDQFSTPLSVFSDGGDANEISLRYYFKK, via the coding sequence ATGAAAATAAAATCGATCATAGCTGTTTTGTTGGTTACTGCAGGTTGTTTATCCAATGCAACCGCTCAGCAGATCTTCCGTATCAGTCAATATCAACAACATAACTTTTTGTATAACCCCGCTGCTTCAGGTGCTGATGACAATGCTTCTGTAGGCGCTTTGTACCGCAAGCAATGGGCTGGTATCGAAGGTGGTCCGGAAACATTCGTGGTATACGGCGATACTTATTTTGAAAAGAAGAAAGTAGGAGTATCTGCTTTTGTTTACAATGATAAAACAGGTCCTACCAGCCGTACCGGCGGACAAATAGGACTTTCTTACAGCGTTTATTTGAACGGTAAAAAAGACCAGCGCTTAATGTTGGGTTTAGGCGGTAGCTTCTTCCAGTATAAAATAGATAAGAACTATTTAACCGATGGAGACCCAATTGCACAAAACGATCCGAGCATTATGAATGCTGCTGATTCAAAAATAACCGGCGATGCAGCGGTGGGTGTTTATTACAGATCTTCTACCTTGAATATCGGTATCTCTGCCGATCAGCTGATCCAATCAGGATTGAGCCTGTATAAGAACACCAATGCAACACAGGATGCTCAATTATACCGTCACTACTTTGCCATTGCCAGTTACAATTGGCAAACGGATCCGGACAATGTGCTGATCCCGAATGCCATGTTGAAATATCTTCCTAATTCACCCATTGATTTTGAAGGAGGAGTGAAATTGTTGCACAAAGATTTTCTGTGGTTGGGAATAAACTATCATTACCAGCAGAGCTACAGCATTTATGCAGGGGTGAAGATCGCTAAGAAATTAGAGATCGGTTATGCTTACGACCAGTTCTCTACACCATTAAGTGTTTTCAGCGATGGTGGTGATGCCAATGAAATTTCTTTGCGCTATTATTTTAAAAAATAA